One Excalfactoria chinensis isolate bCotChi1 chromosome 19, bCotChi1.hap2, whole genome shotgun sequence genomic window carries:
- the TEX14 gene encoding inactive serine/threonine-protein kinase TEX14 translates to MAHTLPIPCPVQLGTLKGDSQEAQLHECVRQGNCGKVKKLLKKGTFVDAVNSLGQTSLFTAALLGLGKIVDVLLDYGSDPNHRCYDGSTPVHAAAFSGSQWILSKLLDEGGDLRVHDERGKSPQCWAMSAGKESSAQMLEFIQRCTFHMQAAIQNFPYDPVRKIYSSKALVSSPSRFSDLVQGNADSPLGRFLKGGVNAAKNIYSFGFGKFYLAGSSHLGYLASLPIIGDKEVFQADDEPTFSYRVGPFMIMTNLMWGSSRVTVKELSFQPHQNCSKLRLADLLIAEQEHSSKLRHPHLLQLMSVCLSSDLEKTRLVYERVNFGSLYSILHERRSEFPVLRMETILHILLQINDALRFLHSRGFIHRTISSYAVQIVSSGEAKLCNMEYMIESKDGGEHSDLTRIPVPAQLYKWCSPEVILEKSVTVKSDIYSFCTVMQEALTETLPWNGIEDSVIKQLVISGQQLEADVRLPVPYYDIVKSGLESKQKNRSMNLQDIQFTLKNDLKDLSKSQSCHADEMAKAQRPAVFADINICLSSTFSYRKRTMELNEGGLTEAASSAAPRCPAFPEENNALVDLEAPTSLQLVAQENTDDAASEAQMTCSVSDVDDSLCSFEMNEVFASCPDFHEDFLEEGAELNRTQDDKKRQQKEKDEDVLGDLFLSPCEEKPVYEEGGVSESVAEYTTEEEEGRSEASDLSTLARVRGDAGRRRSTLPSYDHHISKFVLDLKIVQSMVQQVKESLCRTEEKLDKLEAAKKQKKLLQEIRSSQLSEQVFHDRPCNRSDGIYQNINNPLSAANTSLWKAVGPPSSVYIPPLVPCQSQGALRGDGFQPVSNVTEEMWVIQNEKWKCFHQRSESKNENRQRDLSFREVKNLDDQVDLDHEHLLPRVSARCKNKSNFRYQRGSDSRSAASGSKEERWCYPKPASEIHSMKTNGERRMMQPEWTTEVRQMARKVASGQLELVAPHLASDCTSESEVESIKEAFQHVTSRAQKGRDQCGYRWHTRDSAEPWNVDCEDESESEESDLDSLFRSSGGGSCQSSLQDEQAESGPSIHKNSVISQQTETVSRESSELKVEDTDATGTRSVSPALDKQMPKGAGSGIQVSGGKILFCGTAAQNSGNNTRGVNQLSHMPVASTEAAQEMISRELQEDSREKDISVTDIQDLSSIPCKEENYYRDISCKTPGVSRAPPCVSTPISSEEKMPVAFEKHRCCHEVVLDFSSCVCQEVSSAASGTFNTAYEEERSTEVLSASPGICSSGLNEPDGLSVVASSSRSTRKAPDSGRVRMEGTEKKKEMEIKEECDCSVRSMETFNLAEETERAHSTLDDALERILCAASADEQIQEQEEDEEIQGCALGAASLRDPQDTGRKKRVEESGARARSSGADGCAGSSEGKHSEDQRFRLREHESSASPFRVIILDQNGSPM, encoded by the exons GTACTTTTGTTGATGCTGTCAATTCCCTGGGCCAGACCTCTCTTTTCACTGCCGCGTTGCTGGGCCTTGGTAAAATAGTGGATGTGCTGTTGGATTATGGCTCGGACCCTAACCA TCGCTGTTATGATGGAAGCACTCCAGTCCACGCAGCAGCTTTCTCAGGCAGTCAGTGGATTCTTAGCAAGTTACTGGATGAAGGAGGAGATCTGAGAGTGCACGATGAAAGAGGGAAAAGTCCACAGTGCTGGGCTATGTCagctgggaaagaaagcagtgctCAG ATGCTGGAATTCATACAGCGTTGCACATTCCACATGCAGGCTGCCATTCAGAATTTTCCCTATGATCCAGTGAGAAAGATTTACTCATCAAAAGCACTGGTTTCCAGCCCATCCAGGTTCAGTGACCTTGTTCAAGG AAATGCTGACAGTCCTCTGGGTAGATTTCTGAAAGGTGGAGTTAATGCAGCTAAGAACATCTATAGCTTTGGATTTGGGAAG TTCTATCTTGCAGGCAGCAGCCATCTGGGGTATTTGGCATCTCTCCCTATTATTGGGGATAAAGAAGTGTTTCAGGCAGATGATGAACCAACATTTTCTTACCGTGTTGGACCATTCATGATCATGACAAA CTTGATGTGGGGGAGCAGCAGAGTGACAGTGAAGGAACTCAGCTTTCAGCCCCATCAGAACTGTAGTAAGCTACGCTTAGCTGATCTTCTCAttgcagagcaggagcacagtAG tAAACTCCGTCATCCCCATTTGCTGCAGTTGATGTCTGTTTGTCTGTCCAGTGACCTGGAGAAAACCCGTTTAGTGTACGAGAGGGTCAACTTTGGTTCTTTGTACAGCATCCTGCATGAAAGG cgTTCAGAATTCCCAGTGCTGCGCATGGAGACAATCCTGCACATTCTTCTTCAAATTAACGATGCTCTGCGGTTCCTGCACTCCCGTGGATTTATCCACCGTACAATTTCCTCCTATGCTGTTCAGATTGTTTCTTCTGGTGAAGCAAAGCTATGCAACATGGAATACATGATAGAGAG CAAGGATGGTGGAGAACACAGTGATCTGACACGCATTCCTGTGCCAGCCCAGCTGTATAAATGGTGCTCTCCTGAAGTTATCCTTGAAAAGAGCGTCACGGTGAAATCAGATATTTATAGTTTCTGTACAGTAATGCAAGAAGCCTTGACAG AGACCCTTCCCTGGAATGGTATTGAAGACTCGGTAATTAAACAGCTCGTGATTTCAGGACAGCAGTTGGAAGCAGATGTCAGACTTCCTGTACCCTATTATGACATTGTAAAGTCAGGGCTGGAATCTAAACAGAAGAACCGCTCCATGAACCTTCAGGACATTCAGTTCACGctgaaaaatgatttaaag GACTTGAGTAAGTCTCAGAGCTGTCATGCTGATGAAATGGCAAAAGCCCAGAGGCCTGCTGTTTTTGCAGATATCAACATCTGTTTGTCGTCAACTTTCAGCTACCGGAAGAGAACGATGGAACTGAATGAAGGAGGGCTAACAGAGGCTG CCAGTTCTGCTGCCCCGAGGTGTCctgcttttcctgaagaaaataatgctttagTGGACCTCGAGGCACCCACCAGTCTGCAGCTGGTTGCACAGGAAAACACTGATGATGCTGCTTCTGAAGCCCAGATGACCTGCAGTGTCAGTGATGTGGATGACAGCCTCTGTAGCTTTGAAATGAATGAAGTCTTTGCCAGCTGTCCTGACTTTCACGAAGACTTCCTGGAAGAAGGAGCTGAATTAAATCGAACACAAGATGataaaaaaagacagcaaaaggaaaaagatgaggATGTCCTCGGAGACCTGTTCTTGTCCCCCTGTGAGGAAAAGCCAGTTTATGAGGAAGGTGGCGTTTCAGAGTCAGTTGCAGAATACACtacagaagaggaggaaggaagaagtgagGCCTCTGACCTGAGCACGCTGGCACGGGTGAGAGGTGATGCTGGCAGGAGGAGGAGTACTCTGCCCTCATATGACCATCACATCAGTAAATTTGTCCTTGATTTAAAGATCGTTCAGAGCATGGTGCAGCAGGTGAAAGAGTCCCTGTGCAGAACAGAGGAGAAACTGGACAAATTAGAGGCAGCTAAGAAGCAAAAGAAGCTTCTGCAGGAAATTCGGAGCAGTCAgctttctgagcaagtttttcatGACAGACCCTGTAACAGATCTGATGGTATTTATCAAAACATCAATAACCCTTTGTCTGCAGCTAACACTTCTTTGTGGAAGGCTGTAGGTCCGCCATCAAGTGTTTATATTCCACCTCTGGTGCCGTGCCAGTCACAAGGAGCTCTGCGTGGAGATGGTTTCCAGCCTGTTTCAAATGTGACGGAAGAAATGTGGGTGATTCAGAATGAAAAGTGGAAGTGCTTTCATCAGAGGAGTGAGAGTAAGAATGAAAACAGGCAGCGTGATCTCAGCTTCAGGGAGGTGAAAAACCTCGATGATCAAGTGGACCTGGACCACGAG CATTTACTCCCACGTGTATCTGCTAGATGCAAAAATAAGTCCAACTTTCGGTATCAGAGAGGGAGCGACTCACGTTCTGCTGCAAGTGGAAGCAAAGAAGAGAGGTG GTGCTATCCAAAACCAGCATCTGAAATTCacagcatgaaaacaaatgggGAGAGAAGGATGATGCAACCGGAATGGACAA CTGAAGTAAGGCAAATGGCTCGGAAAGTGGCCTCAGGACAACTAGAACTGGTTGCTCCACATCTAGCCAGTGACTGTACGTCTGAAAGTGAAGTGGAGAGTATAAAGGAAGCGTTTCAACACGTCACAAGTAGAGCCCAAAAAGGTCGAGACCAATGCGGGTATAGATGGCATACAAGGGACAGTGCTGAGCCCTGGAATGTGGACTGTGAGGATGAATCTGAATCTGAGGAGAGTGATCTGGACTCTCTATTCAGAAGTTCTGGAG GGGGAAGTTGCCAGTCATCATTGCAAGATGAACAGGCAGAATCTGGACCGTCTATTCATAAGAATTCAGTCATTTCTCAGCAAACTGAGACTGTCTCAAGG GAAAGCTCAGAACTGAAGGTAGAAGACACAGACGCAACAGGAACGAGGTCTGTGTCACCAGCGTTGGAT AAGCAGATGCCCAAAGGTGCAGGATCAGGTATTCAGGTATCAG gaggaaaaatattattctgcggcacagcagcacagaactctGGCAATAACACACGAGGAGTGAATCAGCTTAGCCATATGCCTGTAGCCAG TACTGAAGCAGCGCAAGAAATGATATcaagggagctgcaggaagacTCCAGAGAAAAAGACAT ATCAGTGACAGATATTCAGGATTTGTCAAGTATCCCCTGTAAGGAAGAGAACTACTACAGGGATATCAGCTGTAAAACTCCCGGAGTGAGCCGTGCACCACCGTGTGTCAGCACTCCCATCAGCTCAG AGGAGAAAATGCCGGTAGCCTTTGAGAAACACAGATGCTGCCATGAAGTAGTTCTGGATTTTTCCTCGTGTGTTTGTCAAGAGGTTTCCTCTGCAGCGTCCGGGACGTTCAACACAGCctatgaagaggaaaggagcaCTGAAGTTCTCTCTGCCTCTCCAGGCATTTGTTCCTCTGGATTGAATGAGCCT GATGGATTGTCAGTCGTTGCTTCATCCTCGAGAAGCACCAGGAAGGCACCTG ATTCTGGTCGAGTTAGAATGGAaggcacagagaagaaaaaagaaatggagataaAGGAGGAGTGTGATTGTAGTGTGCGGTCTATGGAGACATTTAATCtagcagaggaaacagaaag GGCTCACTCCACTCTCGATGACGCTTTAGAAAGAAtactctgtgctgcttctgcagatgAGCAAATTCAAGAACaagaagaagatgaggaaattcagggctgtgctctcGG GGCTGCAAGCCTGAGAGATCCTCAAGATactggaaggaagaagagagtaGAGGAAAGTGGAGCCAGGGCACGAAGCAGTGGAGCAGATGGCTGTGCTGGAAGTTCAGAAG GCAAGCACTCTGAAGATCAGAGATTCCGCTTACGGGAACACGAGTCTTCAGCTTCTCCATTCAG GGTAATTATTTTGGATCAGAACGGTTCTCCTATGTGA
- the LOC140260765 gene encoding pinopsin, with protein sequence MSSNSSQAPPNGTPGPFDGPQWPYLAPQSTYVGVAVLMGTVVACASVMNGLVIVVSIRYKKLRSPLNYILVNLAVADLLVTLCGSSVSLSNNINGFFVFGRRMCELEGFMVSMTGIVGLWSLAILALERYIVVCRPLGDFRFQRRHAVSGCTFTWGWALLWSTPPLLGWSSYVPEGLRTSCGPNWYTGGSNNNSYILSLFVTCFVLPLGLILFSYTNLLVTLRAAAAQQKEADTTQQAEREVTRMVVVMVMAFLLCWLPYSTFALVVATHKGIVIQPVLASLPSYFSKTATVYNPIIYVFMNKQFQSCLLEMLCCGYQPQRTGKASPGTAGSHAGVTAGGLRNKVMPAHPV encoded by the exons ATGTCCTCCAACAGCTCCCAGGCACCTCCCAATGGGACCCCAGGGCCTTTTGATGGCCCCCAGTGGCCCTACCTGGCCCCACAGAGCACTTACGTGGGGGTGGCCGTGCTGATGGGCACAGTGGTCGCCTGTGCCTCGGTGATGAACGGGTTGGTCATCGTGGTGTCCATCCGCTACAAGAAGCTCCGCTCCCCATTGAATTACATCCTGGTGAACCTGGCCGTGGCTGACCTGCTGGTGACGCTGTGCGGCAGCTCCGTCAGCCTCTCCAACAACATCAACGGCTTCTTCGTGTTTGGCAGGAGGATGTGTGAGCTGGAGGGTTTCATGGTCTCCATGACAG gCATTGTGGGGCTGTGGTCGCTGGCCATCCTGGCCCTGGAGCGTTACATTGTGGTCTGCAGACCCCTGGGAGATTTCCGTTTCCAACGCCGGCATGCGGTGAGCGGCTGCACCTTCACGTGGGGCTGGGCACTGCTCTGGAGCACCCCACCACtgctgggctggagcagctACGTGCCTGAAG GGTTGAGGACATCGTGCGGGCCTAACTGGTACACGGGtggcagcaacaacaacagctaCATCCTGTCTCTGTTTGTCACCTGCTTCGTCCTGCCGCTCGGCCTCATCCTCTTCTCCTACACAAACCTGCTGGTGACCCTGCGGGCG gctgcagcacagcagaaggaagctgaCACCACGCAGCAGGCGGAGCGGGAGGTGACACGGATGGTGGTAGTGATGGTGATggccttcctgctctgctggctgccctaCAGCACGTTTGCCTTGGTGGTGGCCACCCATAAGGGCATCGTCATCCAGCCGGTCCTCGCCTCCTTGCCCTCCTATTTCTCCAAGACAGCCACCGTGTACAACCCCATCATCTACGTCTTCATGAACAAGCAG ttccagagctgcctgctggaaatgctgtgctgtggttACCAGCCCCAGCGGACAGGAAAAGCCTCCCCAGGGACAGCCGGGTCCCACGCAGGTGTCACTGCAGGAGGGCTGAGGAACAAGGTGATGCCAGCACATCCCGTGTGA